The Campylobacter sp. CN_NE2 genome contains a region encoding:
- a CDS encoding YggT family protein translates to MSIILFLLHLAIRIAVLVIFIACIISFLPINPYNKFVRFFRNLTEPLFNSVRKIIPTNVGMFDFAPLIILFILMLLDNLILRLMYANSF, encoded by the coding sequence ATGAGTATAATTTTATTTTTATTGCATTTGGCTATTAGAATCGCTGTTTTGGTGATTTTCATCGCTTGTATTATCAGCTTTTTGCCGATAAATCCATACAACAAATTCGTGCGATTTTTTCGCAATTTAACCGAACCACTTTTTAACTCTGTGCGAAAAATCATACCGACAAATGTCGGAATGTTCGACTTTGCGCCACTTATAATACTTTTTATTTTAATGTTGCTTGATAATTTGATTTTAAGGTTAATGTATGCGAATAGTTTTTAA
- the gltX gene encoding glutamate--tRNA ligase, whose translation MYRFAPSPTGDMHIGNLRAAIINFVLSLQDKSGFILRIEDTDNERNIDGKDKEILEILSKFGISWQTLYYQSKNLKFHREFAAKLLAEKKAFCCFCTEDELEIKKEKAKNENRAYRYDGTCEKMSDLEVLECDKPFVIRLKKPENTMKFTDLIKGEVSFEPENIDSFVIMRADKTPTYNFACAIDDMCEGVSCVVRGEDHVSNTPKQNLIRQYLGYDKEIKYAHLPIILNENGKKMSKRENSSSVKWLLESGYLPEAIANYLLTLGNKTPCEIFTLSQAAEWFDIKNISKSPAKFDIDKLSFINREHIKLATPSRLAEFFGLSDKFANLIKFYTQESSLVPEIKAKVEKIYSKKEIGSEFSENAEILRQKIAEFEQIPTEFSEFKANLMEKSGLKGKNFFMPLRLLLTGEAHGPELSELWGYIKDDIKEIVAL comes from the coding sequence ATGTATCGTTTTGCACCAAGCCCCACAGGCGACATGCACATAGGAAACCTGCGCGCGGCAATCATAAATTTCGTCCTTTCGCTCCAAGATAAAAGCGGATTTATCTTGCGTATCGAAGATACCGACAATGAACGAAATATAGACGGAAAAGATAAAGAAATTTTAGAAATTTTAAGCAAATTTGGAATTTCGTGGCAAACGCTGTATTATCAAAGTAAAAATTTGAAATTTCACAGAGAATTTGCGGCAAAACTTTTAGCTGAAAAAAAGGCGTTTTGCTGTTTTTGCACGGAAGATGAACTTGAAATTAAAAAAGAAAAAGCTAAAAATGAAAATAGAGCATATCGCTACGACGGAACCTGCGAAAAAATGAGCGATTTGGAAGTTTTAGAGTGCGATAAACCTTTTGTAATCCGCCTTAAAAAACCTGAGAATACTATGAAATTTACAGATTTAATCAAAGGTGAAGTTAGCTTTGAGCCTGAAAATATCGATAGTTTTGTCATAATGAGAGCCGATAAAACGCCTACTTATAACTTTGCTTGTGCGATCGATGATATGTGCGAGGGCGTAAGTTGCGTGGTGCGTGGAGAGGATCATGTCTCAAACACGCCAAAACAAAATTTAATCAGGCAGTATCTGGGATATGATAAAGAGATAAAATATGCGCATTTGCCGATTATTTTAAATGAAAACGGCAAAAAAATGAGCAAAAGGGAAAATAGCTCATCGGTTAAATGGCTTTTAGAGAGTGGCTATTTACCGGAAGCCATTGCAAACTATCTGCTTACTTTGGGAAATAAAACGCCGTGCGAAATTTTTACTTTAAGCCAAGCCGCAGAGTGGTTTGACATAAAAAATATCTCAAAAAGCCCTGCTAAATTTGACATTGACAAACTATCTTTTATAAATAGAGAACATATCAAACTTGCCACGCCGTCTCGTTTGGCTGAGTTTTTTGGGTTGAGCGATAAATTTGCAAATTTGATTAAATTTTACACACAAGAAAGTAGCTTGGTGCCTGAAATCAAGGCAAAGGTCGAAAAAATTTACTCTAAAAAAGAAATTGGGAGCGAATTTAGCGAAAATGCTGAAATTTTACGCCAAAAAATCGCAGAATTCGAGCAAATTCCTACTGAATTTAGCGAATTTAAAGCAAATTTAATGGAAAAAAGCGGTTTAAAAGGCAAAAACTTTTTTATGCCGTTAAGATTGCTTTTAACTGGCGAAGCCCATGGACCAGAGCTTAGCGAACTTTGGGGCTATATAAAAGATGATATAAAGGAAATTGTTGCGTTATGA
- the mscL gene encoding large-conductance mechanosensitive channel protein MscL — MGFISEFKEFAVKGNVIDMAVGVVIGGAFGKIVTSLVGDVIMPVVGVITGGVNFSDLKVILKEAVGETPAVSINYGAFIQNIIDFTIITFCIFVVIKAINKLKREKPAEPEAPAEPSEDILLLREIRDSLKK; from the coding sequence ATGGGTTTTATTAGCGAATTTAAAGAATTTGCTGTTAAGGGAAATGTCATAGATATGGCAGTGGGTGTCGTCATCGGTGGAGCGTTTGGAAAAATCGTAACTTCGCTTGTGGGCGATGTGATTATGCCGGTTGTCGGCGTCATCACAGGCGGCGTAAATTTTAGCGATTTAAAAGTGATTTTAAAAGAAGCAGTCGGCGAAACACCTGCCGTAAGCATAAATTATGGTGCATTTATACAAAATATCATCGATTTTACCATTATCACATTTTGTATTTTTGTGGTGATTAAAGCTATAAATAAACTAAAAAGAGAAAAACCTGCCGAGCCTGAAGCTCCTGCTGAACCTAGCGAAGATATTTTGCTACTTAGAGAAATCAGGGATAGTCTTAAAAAATGA
- a CDS encoding Crp/Fnr family transcriptional regulator has translation MNLKEIPFFENLSDEKLKRLEEISFFKSYKKDDFLFFEGEKSEHLLILTQGMVKIYKTSSKNREILLHTTKAISFVAELTNFNEIPYPATCSFMSEGEVLKIDYAKFRSEFMSEASICFGLIQSLTAKIRTLDQLIERQIVLNADERVVNFIMENFELFKNSKQSQIANLLNLAPETLSRMINKFKKADFWFLMIMAKLSNLMKQKCEFSRFMLDLRL, from the coding sequence ATGAATTTAAAAGAAATTCCATTTTTTGAAAATTTAAGCGACGAAAAGCTTAAACGCCTTGAAGAGATTTCGTTTTTTAAAAGTTATAAAAAAGACGATTTTCTCTTTTTTGAAGGCGAAAAAAGCGAACATTTGTTGATTTTAACGCAAGGTATGGTTAAAATTTATAAAACTTCATCGAAAAACAGAGAAATTTTGCTTCATACGACAAAAGCGATTTCATTTGTCGCAGAACTTACAAATTTCAATGAAATTCCCTATCCTGCGACCTGTTCTTTTATGAGTGAGGGCGAAGTTTTAAAGATAGATTATGCAAAATTTAGATCTGAATTTATGAGCGAAGCAAGTATCTGTTTTGGATTAATACAATCACTAACAGCCAAAATTAGGACACTAGATCAACTAATCGAACGCCAAATCGTGTTAAATGCAGACGAAAGAGTTGTGAATTTTATTATGGAAAATTTTGAATTATTTAAAAATTCAAAACAATCACAAATCGCAAATCTTTTAAATTTAGCGCCCGAAACGCTATCTCGCATGATAAACAAATTCAAAAAAGCGGATTTTTGGTTTTTGATGATAATGGCAAAGTTGTCAAATTTGATGAAACAAAAGTGTGAATTTAGCCGTTTTATGCTAGACTTGCGCTTATGA
- a CDS encoding metallophosphoesterase, whose amino-acid sequence MKVLYLFPIIATTLFWFLNYYVFRSITARFSSYKFGKKIKFFTAIFCLAFWILEMIYFISIGTRAMLPSEFFYKICVYAMATSFGVFLVCMIYDIFEITLKTTKFNENRRKFLKIALDISFVIIAFTYLFKGFFNAFRIPKINEVEVKIKNLQGELNLAVVSDIHLGEFLKRDFLQVIVDQINSVSHDAVAIVGDMFDIKAEEIGDMLEPLKQISKPIFFVTGNHEYYRGAENLIKLLQNNGVRVLQNESIELGGINLIGVHDRSGEKFNFLAPNLKKALIGANPQKPKILLAHQPKFINENVKDEVDLCVCGHTHAGQIFPFSLLVMIDQKYLHGLYNDGVKQIYVSSGAGFWGPPMRFLAPNEIALLKLRKA is encoded by the coding sequence ATGAAAGTTTTATATTTGTTTCCTATTATCGCAACTACGCTGTTTTGGTTTTTGAATTATTATGTTTTTCGCTCGATAACGGCGCGTTTTAGCTCATATAAATTTGGTAAAAAAATCAAATTTTTTACGGCGATTTTTTGCCTAGCATTTTGGATTTTAGAGATGATTTATTTCATCTCTATCGGCACCAGAGCGATGTTGCCAAGCGAATTTTTTTATAAAATTTGCGTTTATGCTATGGCTACTAGCTTTGGCGTGTTTTTGGTTTGTATGATTTATGATATTTTTGAAATCACACTAAAAACGACCAAATTTAACGAAAATAGAAGAAAATTTTTAAAAATCGCCCTTGACATTTCATTTGTGATAATCGCCTTTACTTACCTTTTTAAGGGCTTTTTTAACGCTTTTAGAATTCCAAAAATAAACGAAGTGGAAGTTAAAATCAAAAATTTGCAAGGTGAGTTAAATTTGGCAGTGGTTAGCGACATACATTTGGGCGAATTTTTAAAGCGAGATTTTTTGCAAGTCATTGTAGATCAAATAAACTCTGTCTCGCATGATGCCGTAGCCATCGTGGGCGATATGTTTGATATAAAAGCCGAAGAAATCGGCGATATGCTAGAACCCTTAAAGCAGATTTCAAAGCCGATTTTTTTCGTAACGGGAAATCACGAGTATTACCGCGGTGCAGAAAATTTGATAAAACTTTTGCAAAATAACGGCGTGAGAGTTTTGCAAAATGAAAGCATAGAGCTTGGGGGCATAAATTTAATCGGAGTGCATGATAGAAGTGGCGAAAAATTCAACTTTTTAGCACCGAATTTAAAAAAAGCACTAATCGGCGCAAATCCGCAAAAACCAAAGATTTTATTAGCTCATCAGCCAAAATTTATTAACGAAAATGTAAAAGATGAAGTTGATTTGTGCGTTTGCGGGCATACTCACGCAGGGCAAATTTTCCCGTTTTCGCTTTTAGTGATGATAGATCAAAAATATCTGCACGGACTTTATAACGACGGCGTTAAGCAAATTTATGTTAGTAGCGGTGCGGGTTTTTGGGGGCCTCCGATGAGATTTTTAGCTCCAAATGAAATCGCACTTTTAAAATTAAGAAAGGCTTAA
- a CDS encoding phosphatidylserine decarboxylase, with protein MDKFISRIFGVIANFEFPKFLQIFINKKYVSHFNIDMSEFADISEFKSLNALFTRRLLKERKFDTSAESFISPSDGVIFENGVSSDLKAICVKGHFYDLGELLDESLKESEKNANLAYANIYLSPKDYHHYHAPCDIFIEEALYIPAKLYSVAKKYLIKIPNLYALNERVILRCKMPNGGKLWLVFVGALNVGKMKFEFDEKIQTNAKNLQKTLYKYENLQIKKGERLGNFELGSTVVVVSESEFLEFKLQSNENVKFSQTIAKLKLN; from the coding sequence ATGGATAAATTTATATCACGGATTTTTGGCGTAATTGCAAATTTTGAATTTCCAAAATTTTTGCAAATTTTCATAAATAAAAAATATGTTTCGCATTTTAATATTGATATGAGCGAATTTGCCGATATTAGCGAATTTAAAAGCCTTAATGCACTTTTTACAAGAAGGCTTTTAAAAGAGAGAAAATTTGATACTTCGGCTGAGAGTTTTATCAGCCCAAGCGACGGCGTGATTTTTGAAAACGGCGTAAGTAGCGATTTAAAGGCGATTTGCGTTAAGGGGCATTTTTATGATTTGGGCGAACTTTTGGACGAGAGTTTAAAAGAAAGCGAAAAAAATGCAAATTTGGCTTACGCAAATATCTATCTTAGCCCAAAAGACTACCACCACTATCACGCTCCGTGCGATATTTTTATCGAAGAAGCACTTTATATACCAGCCAAACTTTATAGTGTGGCAAAAAAATATCTTATAAAAATTCCAAATCTTTATGCGTTAAATGAGCGAGTGATTTTGCGTTGTAAGATGCCAAACGGCGGGAAGCTGTGGCTTGTTTTTGTGGGGGCTTTAAATGTCGGGAAAATGAAGTTTGAATTTGATGAAAAAATTCAGACAAATGCCAAAAATTTACAAAAAACGCTTTATAAATATGAAAATTTGCAGATTAAAAAAGGCGAAAGGCTCGGAAATTTCGAGCTTGGTTCGACGGTTGTGGTGGTTAGTGAGAGTGAATTTTTAGAGTTTAAACTACAAAGCAACGAAAATGTAAAATTTTCGCAAACCATAGCAAAACTTAAATTAAATTAA